atcccCCTCCAACTATCCTTAAACCACATCTTCCTTTATTAGAACTCTTAGATCCTCTAAGAGAGAGATCATAGACCAGGGCTTTAACCCAAAGGGATGATCTACCGGTGTTTAGGAGGTAACCGTCATGCTGGGAAGCACGGCACGGCAAAATTACCAACGTACTGGTGTCGGACACGTATCCGACATGGACATGTATCTGACACAGACACAAACGTGTCAAGCATGCactcaagaagaaaaaataattttttaattcagTTGTTCTATTTTATGTTGAATGTTGTTTATTTGAACTCTTTTGTTCATACTTTAAACAATATTTATTgtctttaaattaattttagatatatttccAAACATTTCATTATTGTTACATACTtcttaaatccaaaataaacataacttatttcaaatataatatatatatatatatatacacccctaaaaataaatttaattaattaatcaattgtCATATAACCGATTTTTTGCACCTCCTTCCTCAACTGCTGCAATGTTTGCATCATCTTTCCCTTTCTTTATACCTAATAAAATTAATTCTGCCATTTATGAAATAGTGTCATAACACCATGAGTGCACACACATgcgagaaaaaagaagaggggggaacaaaagaaaggaaaaaaaataaaataaggactGTGGCGCTCAGCTGGAAGATCTTCCTAATGAAAACAGAAGGCCACAAGATCATGAAAATCTCCAGAATCATACAAAAAAAGCCGTGAAGAAAGAACAGGAGAGAAACAAACTAACATCATAGCCAAAAAAATGAGTAATTAAAACAGAAGGAAGGGAATTCATACCACAGTAGTAAGTAGTTAAAACACGTGCATCAGGAGCATAAGCATGAATCTCACTAGCCATTTTGCGAATGGAATCATATTGTTCCAAGTTTAGAGGCTGTCAAAAATTAATGCAGGCACATCAGCTCATCAAGCAAATCATAGAGAAAGGCATTGCTTCAGGAACCATCATAAATATTGAGATTAAGCATTAACACAAGTCAAAGcaatacaagaagaaaaaaatgatagtaTTTCATTGTGCATTCTGTCAAAGTGCgaaaaagtgtgaaaataatCTCTACACCACTGTTTTGTGAATCTTTTTTTTAGCTGTAGAGTGAAAACAAATAACCACGTATTGTCCAAGGAATTGTTTATCTTCtggccaaaaataaaaattagaccAAGGCTTGTGCTCTCATTATCATAACAACCAACAGCACCCTTTTGCTGTCATTTTACAACAGTGGTCATACCTCATCCCACAAGTAAAAATAAGCCTTCTTCCAGTGATTCTTTGTCCTCAATATCTCAATTTCTTTCAGCAAGTAATCCTTCGCTGCTTCACTTCTGTTGCATATCAACAAGTGGGTGGAAACTCATCAGTTTTCATTGAAAATATACTGACAGAAGCGCGAACATGGACAACTGACTGTATACCCGAAGACAGCTTTACTATATGGTACGGCATATGCCGCTAGTCGCGGGTCTGAAAAATATTCATCTGATTTTGGATGGTCGGCTAGAATAACAAAAACGAAAATTACAAAAGATTCAGCACGTCTATTTTCTAAAACTATTCTGATTACAACAAAGACAGGACAGGTTTTGAATAAGAAATACTGTTAATAATGACTTAAGGGAATTTTTTGCCTTGATTCAGTAAATTACCTGGATATGGGCTGGTGTATGTCAAGACACGCATGCTGTCACCCCATCTGCAAAAATATGGGCTGATTCTAAATTGCAAAAGCCATTTGAAATGTTGGTCCAATGCCTCATACCACTCTTGAGTCCCATGTTCAACACCAAAACGATCCTCAATTACAGTATCAGATATCTAAAATATAGTTGAAGGACACAAGCAAACACTTCAATTAAATCTTTTGTCTTCATTAAGACATGTCCATTAATTTACAAGCTTCTAATGGACTACTACTAGTGTCTTATTTTGGCTTGAACTCCACCTTGTATATAACTTTACTGATTGGTTTGCTTAGATCTCCTTTATTAACTGGACTTGTGTGAGACTTGAATACAATGTGTAACAAAAGCAAAGTTTAACTTCCCAAATACTTAATTTAAAACATATAGGATACACCAAACACTGCAGGAAGAGACGGAGTTACAGGCAGAATGAAGTCCCAAACTGTCAAATTTAACTTCACACGTACTGAAAGGTTTGAAATAGCATCTTCATCCATTATATCAACTGGCCCATTATCTGAAAAGAATTCAGAAAAGGATGGAGACAGAAGAACTCTTCTTAAAGATGTACTGGCAGATTTCACTCTTTCTacctaaaaaacaaatgctcatATGAACAGCTTATATATTGCCAAGATCaacagaaaaattaaattatatgcaaaaataGATTCAGAAACCCACCACTTCTTCCAGTGGTTTTCCATCAATGGGCTCCACAATGTCAAGACAGCTCCTAAGTTCACTGTAAAGTTGATGCTTCTCAGCTTTGCCCATGTATTGTGATCGAGATCTGCAAAAGTCAGAATAGATAACACAGATAACTTCATGtccatattttgaaaacaaaaatcaccCATGCGGTATACTCTGAAAACATGAAGCTACCGTGTGCCTTATTTTGTGACACTTACTCCCCTGTGGTTTGCTCTATGAGGCATTTCTgctaaattaaatgaaatttgatGGAATGGAAAATGCTAACATGGCCTACTGAGAaagaatttaagaaaaatatcaCTTCTATACTCACATTTTCGGTTTTCTATctatctttcttcttcaatcctCATTTGTGTTTATGGCTGTTCACAAGGCATAAGCTTTCGAGTAGAATTGTTTTAATTCTTTCCCAATAGGTGATGTTGACACTTGCCACATCATCAAATTCCATTAAAGTTTGCGGAAATGCCTCATAGAGCAAACCACAAGGGAAGTGGGTGtcacaaaataaaacacatgGGAGCTCTATATTTTAAGGGCATACAACAGGGATGGTCTTTGTAATTTGCCCTATTTTAATAGGATCCTAATCAACCATATGAAATAAATGCATAAGTTGGCAACACAATAGAAGTAACTAGGTTAAGAAAAATATACTCACTCTGCATCTGTCTTTACAGCAGTAATGATGACCTCCCCCTCATATTGACCTGGGGCTTGCGTGCTTGGAATGTCGATGGAAACCCATACTGCAGTGGTCTCTCTGCAGCAGGGGGAAAAGCGAACAAACTCAGTTTGGACATCAATAGCCAGcagttgtattttttatattaaaaataataataaaaagcgcCATAAGATAATTAATGTGGTCAGTACCCTGGAAGTAGGTTTAATTGACCGACTGGAAGATCAAGGGGCACAAGAGCATCTGGAACACCTAATATGGGCACAACATGCCGCAACCTTACTGATTGTCCAACAACCAACCTGCCACAGCCAACATCAGCTGATTACGAAGGGGATATAGCTATACCCAGTACAATGTGTATTAAAGAAACTAACCGGTCACCAGATGTTGAACATAAGTCACTACACTGAACCTGCACAACCCCTGCCACACCTGAACCAACCCAAGAAACTTTTGGACGTAGAGCAACTTGaacactttctctctcatttctaGCTGCCAGGAGATTTATCTTCAAGATAAACCAAATTTTAGAAGCAAGTCACTATGGTAACAGAATAAGTGTTTGACTTTAAGCTTACCAACAAGACAGGATAaaactaaagaaagaaaaattcaattctACACATGAAAGCAACAAATATAGAATCGCCAACAAGAAAGGGGATCAAATATGCAcaaaatagttaaaattttctaGAATCACGGGCCCCTTAACACTCTCCAGCATccccacccaaaaaataagTTACCAGTTGCAGTCAAGATTGTGAACCAaatctttttttcaaaattttttatttataggtaaagatttattttattgcaaAGAGACTACTCCATTTACAAGGGACACAGAGGATTGAATTCAAATTTATGcacacaaaaatgaaaacaaatccaaaatGTCAATGATACTTTGTCTGCGTGATGCCAGACAAAAAAGCCTATCTTAAAGTCTCCACCTCCGGTCTCTTCTCCCATCCGATTCCCAATGCATGTGGCGAATGCTGATTGAAGCCCCCAAATGGGGGTTGTAGTGTAGTGCCGCTCTTTTTATCATTTGGGATGTGATGGGGAGAGAAGAGAAATCTGTCCTGTAGATTTTATAAATCAGAAATGCCACAGCAAACTATCATCCAACAGGGGTGGAATTAAATGTCAAAACTCCGcgtcctttttttgttttaaataatcTAGATAATACTTCAACAATTCAGTAGTATTAATATCATGTTTTATATCATATTGAAAAGAAAACGGTGTGTATCATATCGAACACAAGGTTCAAGCTAAAATTAGAATGAAAACGCTATTCAGTAGAACACAATGTTTGTTGAAAGCACTGGGAATCAACCTCTCCAAAAACAAATTGGGGGTAAGGCTACCTACCAATCACCTCTCCTTGACCCCACAAAAGAAGTAATTTCGTGTCGAAAGCAAGAAATTCTATGCATTATTTTGGGCAAACCAACGAGAATAAATGTGAGCATATTGATTAAGGTGTATTACATGATCAATTCCTCATTACACGCATATGTCTAGGAGTGTAAAGGACCCACATTCATTTTGAACATAATTGTTATACAACAATGGGCCACAGCCCACATATGCAAGATCTCAAGAGAACTAATAAGCATGCATATATAAGTACATTAACTAATCTACATTACCTGAATAGTTAATAGTCAATAAATACAAGTGTGTGCCCTTAGGATGTAAAGGGCTCTACATTAACTCAAACATGCATCTTATGCCCGGTCACAGAAAAACTGGTGTATGCATGTTAACAGAAAATTAGAACTCTAGATCCCCTACCATGAAATGTAGCACATAATGAACAATTTCAAGCATTAAGCACTGGTGAGAAATAACATAATCATGCTTAC
This DNA window, taken from Quercus robur chromosome 2, dhQueRobu3.1, whole genome shotgun sequence, encodes the following:
- the LOC126712204 gene encoding uncharacterized protein LOC126712204 isoform X1 → MDSTENSQDIVVPPVEGVAGGGTAYGWSDDGGLHGSNPLKGSIDPTEVQTADLVHVWFMPSTMNVGPQEMPRHLEPINLLAARNERESVQVALRPKVSWVGSGVAGVVQVQCSDLCSTSGDRLVVGQSVRLRHVVPILGVPDALVPLDLPVGQLNLLPGETTAVWVSIDIPSTQAPGQYEGEVIITAVKTDAESRSQYMGKAEKHQLYSELRSCLDIVEPIDGKPLEEVVERVKSASTSLRRVLLSPSFSEFFSDNGPVDIMDEDAISNLSVRVKLNLTVWDFILPVTPSLPAVFGISDTVIEDRFGVEHGTQEWYEALDQHFKWLLQFRISPYFCRWGDSMRVLTYTSPYPADHPKSDEYFSDPRLAAYAVPYSKAVFGSEAAKDYLLKEIEILRTKNHWKKAYFYLWDEPLNLEQYDSIRKMASEIHAYAPDARVLTTYYCGPSDAPLAPTAFEAFVKVPNFLRPHTQIYCTSEWVLGNREDLVKDIIGELQPESGEEWWTYVCMGPSDPHPNWHLGMRGTQHRAVFWRVWKEGGTGFLYWGANCYEKASVPSAEIRFRRGLPPGDGVLFYPGEVFSSSHEPVASVRLERILSGLQDIEYLKLYASRYGRDEGLALLEKTGVYLGPERYTLEHMPVDVMRGEIFNMCRS
- the LOC126712204 gene encoding uncharacterized protein LOC126712204 isoform X3, whose amino-acid sequence is MREKVFKLLYVQKFLGLVQVWQGLCRFSVVTYVQHLVTADVGCGRLVVGQSVRLRHVVPILGVPDALVPLDLPVGQLNLLPGETTAVWVSIDIPSTQAPGQYEGEVIITAVKTDAESRSQYMGKAEKHQLYSELRSCLDIVEPIDGKPLEEVVERVKSASTSLRRVLLSPSFSEFFSDNGPVDIMDEDAISNLSVRVKLNLTVWDFILPVTPSLPAVFGISDTVIEDRFGVEHGTQEWYEALDQHFKWLLQFRISPYFCRWGDSMRVLTYTSPYPADHPKSDEYFSDPRLAAYAVPYSKAVFGSEAAKDYLLKEIEILRTKNHWKKAYFYLWDEPLNLEQYDSIRKMASEIHAYAPDARVLTTYYCGPSDAPLAPTAFEAFVKVPNFLRPHTQIYCTSEWVLGNREDLVKDIIGELQPESGEEWWTYVCMGPSDPHPNWHLGMRGTQHRAVFWRVWKEGGTGFLYWGANCYEKASVPSAEIRFRRGLPPGDGVLFYPGEVFSSSHEPVASVRLERILSGLQDIEYLKLYASRYGRDEGLALLEKTGVYLGPERYTLEHMPVDVMRGEIFNMCRS
- the LOC126712204 gene encoding uncharacterized protein LOC126712204 isoform X2, with amino-acid sequence MDSTENSQDIVVPPVEGVAGGGTAYGWSDDGGLHGSNPLKGSIDPTEVQTADLVHVWFMPSTMNVGPQEMPRHLEPINLLAARNERESVQVALRPKVSWVGSGVAGVVQVQCSDLCSTSGDRLVVGQSVRLRHVVPILGVPDALVPLDLPVGQLNLLPGETTAVWVSIDIPSTQAPGQYEGEVIITAVKTDAESRSQYMGKAEKHQLYSELRSCLDIVEPIDGKPLEEVVERVKSASTSLRRVLLSPSFSEFFSDNGPVDIMDEDAISNLSVRVKLNLTVWDFILPVTPSLPAVFGISDTVIEDRFGVEHGTQEWYEALDQHFKWLLQFRISPYFCRWGDSMRVLTYTSPYPADHPKSDEYFSDPRLAAYAVPYSKAVFGEAAKDYLLKEIEILRTKNHWKKAYFYLWDEPLNLEQYDSIRKMASEIHAYAPDARVLTTYYCGPSDAPLAPTAFEAFVKVPNFLRPHTQIYCTSEWVLGNREDLVKDIIGELQPESGEEWWTYVCMGPSDPHPNWHLGMRGTQHRAVFWRVWKEGGTGFLYWGANCYEKASVPSAEIRFRRGLPPGDGVLFYPGEVFSSSHEPVASVRLERILSGLQDIEYLKLYASRYGRDEGLALLEKTGVYLGPERYTLEHMPVDVMRGEIFNMCRS